The sequence gaagaaaaaaacgacTAGACTTACATAATGATTTGATGCACACATTTTTAATAACACAGTAAACATTTTGACAAACTAGAAGTTTATAGTGTTTACTTCAGAAGTATagagataaaaaacaaaatcaaataacacaTCATCCATGTCATCAAAATACATCCATTATTAGTATTTTCTAATTCTGTAACTTTGTGTGTAGTAAATAAAGGCTGAACTCGTTTATGTAACCATTCCAAACCAACTGTGTCGTTTTCTTCTTTTAGATATGGTGACACCTTCTCCCAAACCTCTTCATGGTAGTTGTTAATCCATTTGATCTACAATACATAAAATACCATTGAATTATAATAAAGGTAAGGGGGAACATGTATTTGTCTCAATCTTACTGTCTGAGACGTTAGTTCAACCAAAGAGTGTCTAATAATTCACCTCCTTTCACATTTTACAATCATTTCGTGCAGTTTTATCCGAGTACAACGAAATGTTTGACGTATAAAAAATATCGTTGAATTACAAACAAAATCTTGCATATTTGCACATAACTAAAATGTCTTTAGATATAATCCTACTATTGGTTATATGCagacattaaattaaaataaatagtttcCTGCCAACGATCAGTCACCAAGCTCGTTTCAAGATCAACTAACAGGTGATAATATCATGATACATTTGGTGCTTCCGAAGTGTTAATCTGGATTTATCTAAATTATATCGCCATCATGAAGTGAATATGTCACAATTGACTGGTGACATATTACATATACTGTAACATTTCGTTCGGGTGATATTTATCGAATTTGACATTTATTCGGTTTTAGTTGCgttttcattcattgttttCTGGATGTTCCGCATTTTTTACCTGTTATTCACTATTTATTGAccaatgtaaacattttaaacagaagcaattttatcatttctgtaataaaatcttaaatCACAGGTTGTTTTCACAACATCCTTTTTATCTCACCACAGCCTTTACATATCAAACAAAGACACACACGAACTATACTTATTACCTGTTGGTCACTTAGTAAGCTGGACTTGATTAAATGAGGTTCATATGGAACAAAAGTTATTGtgccaaattccaaaaagtcaCACTTAGAGAAGTTGTtctaaaatatacaagtaaacTCTAACTATATTTGAATTGAATGAAAACAAGGTTATAATGcatattctttttctttatgtttaaCGTTTTCGATTACTCTATATACAAATGTTATCCAAAACAACTTCCTTTTCGTTATCGTCTTTATATAAAACCGTTAATTTGCATCGAAGATATTGAAAGTGTTTATGATGGTTTCATTGGTAATGATTGCTTACGAAAATCTTAGTACTTAACTTCCATATTTGTTTCTCGAAATACTATATTAATGTGAGTTCCATTATGGATATATATTTGACCTGTTCGGTTTTAACAAATAACTTGTTCTGGTTGTTTCAATTCGGAATCATTGAAGCTCTCCCAGTAACAAgtggttttctccgggcactccgGTTTCCTCCACTTATATAAACTGGCCGCCACAAAATAGCTTAAAAGCCCAATAACAAGTGTCTCATTTCTTCATCTTGTACAATTGTGCAATATTAAATGTGAACTATATAAATATGTAGCCGTATGATCCCGTTATTGTTCTGAATGTTTTTTTCCTTATGCAGAAATGCAAATGAGACGTTTTGATAATGACTCAATATTTATTCTCATGAAATCTTTATTAACCCAGCTAAGTTGCTATTGATGTGTTAAAActttcaatacttttaaaactattaaagaCTAGGTTACCGGTATGAAGCCAGATGTATGTACCCgtctttatcatttttttttccagttGATATGTTATGTGTTTCTGCGTTTTTGCAAGTGATAATTTTGTACACTTGTCTTTCCTATCTGTTAATTTCCTGTCTACTCCATCATTTTTCGCCAGCCAGATTCATGcaaattccaaattaaagtttaaaaacttACCATtctgttcatttttttcacaatgaCTACATTTTCTAATCTCATACCAAATTTTCCCACTTCATAATATCCAGgttctgtaaaatatattttattgtgttaATTAAatgtaacataacaaaaataccaaatcCAAGAAAAATTCAACACGAAGAGtctaaaatacatatatttctatatattgtCAGCTTCAGTATTTGTCTATATTGTTGGGGTTTGATGCCATCTTACACGTTTGTGTAAGTTAATCAGTAACACACTTTTAGtcatataaatgaaacattCGATGAGCAGAACAACTTATATCTGATGTCTTTTGCAATATTAATATTGTTTCTTGAATTTCAatcttattttatatcatatccTTTTTAGATAGTCTTCTAAATTATAATCGTACCATTAGAGAAGCACATATCCTCCTCAACTGGATAATCAGCTGGATCTGGTATATGTAGAAGCTGAGTCTGTTCTGAAATTTTATTTCCTATTAATTTTAAGTCTAAAAACAAACTTTCATTTGTTGGTTCACATCCATCAAAAGAAAGATATGTGTCGTAAAACTGATGAATTTTCGTCAAATCGAAAAGAACGCCAAACAAAAAGTAGCCTTAAAAAATtatgacaatttttcaaaaagagcgATACCAGACAGAAGGCTTGACATCTATACTAGAAATTGTCACCAAACGCGTTATTTCCAATTTAAACTATAACTTATATCATGCATTGCATTCCTTGTGGTATAGGGGAAATTATCTAactatatttttactttatatgttctataaaaaacaatagtacaccgctgttcgaaagttataaatcgattgagaaaaaacaaatccgggttacgaACTGAAACCAAGGGAAACTTATCAACTATACGaggaaaacaatgaaacaatgaaacaacagaaacactatagtacaacaaaaaaccaaatgacaaagtaacacacacaaacacgaacaataagataacaactgccagttgtctgacttggtacaggacatttttaggGGGggaaatggtgggttgaacctggtatTGTGTCTAGCCTAACCTCGCGCTTTTATGGTAATGTTAAATGTAACACTAAAaggacaacattacatgacaggactacagtacaaataaatgcaagaacatttaagacagagaaatacacaaataaacattacaataatacATTTCGACatactaatagttatcaaaggttcaAGGttgataatttaatacgccagacgcgcgtttcatctacacaggactcatcagtgactctaaGATCAACATAGTGTGGAAGCCAAACAACTATAAACTAAAAAAAGCATTGATGACTTTGAATTCCAAAagattgtgccaaatacggctaaggttatctctgcctggaataagaacatttttagtatttagaataattcatacttttgcaaacagtaaattcacataaaaaaggcccatataattgatatttatgttagtGCTGACTAACCACTGAACAAAAACAGCACAACAGAACCACGCATTGTCTTTCACAAGACTTGATCGACGCCACAAAAGTGACGTCATagctaaatttataaaaatttgataCACAAAATGTAGTTAAAGATTAGGTTTGAAGTTATCGTACTATACGTTAAACTTTATTTGGAGTATAATTAACAATCAGATATGGCACCAACAACTGTCGAGAAAACCTACCATATCCAAAGAAATTGGTTTCCAGGGGTATGTCACTGGCGTAGCTAGCTCTAGAACTTGATATACGAGCTGGACCTTCTACAACTACGCCATAATGAGCAATACCATGGCCTGTTTCATGGGGATAGTCAACTCCGATCTCCCAAAGTGGTTGTCTAATAGCCGAATCTATTTCTTTTCCTACAAAATGcaatggaaaaaagtaaaaccgATATGATGTGTATTATCTCAACTCGCTTCGACATGCTTTCGCGGTCTTAGATCTTTATATACCAGTTGTCTGTAATTTATCGATAATATCATATTCTCGAAAATTACATTTTGACCGAGTTTTGAATTGCATACGACAGGAGATTTAGGCATATCAAGACTAACTTCTTCTGTAGATGCACTCTATTTCGATCTTTTTGGAGATCATGCGATCCCTCAgtatttctttgtttctttgATTTGGAATTTTAAAGTCGATTTGCTAGATATGAACATTGGTAAGCTATGGTCGCGTTTAATTTACCGTCGTGAATGCATGTTATAAAGTTGATAGATATTAAGcattcatttatcaaaatttatgatCATTCCTTAAACCTTCATTAAATAAGTAACTTATATCTGATGTATCAATTAAACGTAAAATACCGGTTCGACCCACAGGAAACTTGTGCATAGCAAGGTTGAGATGTGCCATCAGTACTCTTGTATATatttcctgtaaaaaaaaaagtgatatttTGGCAGTCATTGCAATCATCATCGTTTAAATATTCAACAGAACAATTTTATATCTGATCAATTTAGGAGCGCACGATAGTTTCAAAAGATGCACACTCTAACGAAGTTAACCCATTCAATCCAAAACAGAGAAAATCAAGTATCTTgcagaataatattttttttaaaagacaaaactttgtaagctaaacctctcacttgtacatgacagtcgcattaaattccattatattgacaaccatatgtgaacaaaacaacaaacattaaaggtaaaaatgccaaaaagagggatacagcagtcaataaCATAGTGTTAATATCTCAATcgctataaaacaaacaaatatgtaaacacaCTTTTACCATGGCACaacaacacaatgacgggatgtataagtattaatatttattgttcGATATGCGTAAAAGGAGGCAGATTTGTAAAAGCAAGGTTCTCGGTTTTAAATCCTGAATATCTATTTCAAATGTAAATCATCGTTATGTGCTgattttggcaaaacttttaggaattttggtcctcaatgctcttcaacttcgtactttatttggcctttttaacttttttggattcgagcgtcattggTGAGTCTTTTTTGTAGAcgagacgcgcgtctggcgtatatgctaaatttagtcctggtatccatgatgagtttatctacctgaataaaatattgtttaaactaaaaggAAATGCTTCATACAGAATTAATACGTTTTATTGAAGTtcattgattcaaaattttattatcaaaacttGACAGATAAACCTTGATAACTACGGCCAGTGTAGTCCCAAATCGtaccatttcatttttatattcatcATTCGGAACAAAAAATACCAACTATTTGaactattttaaaagaaatgtaatTGCTCTTCCTTTCTGTGTACTAAATACAAAGcacatttttaaataagatcaaTCAACCTTTTCATGATCCGATGGAATACCATAATGGAATGTTCTGGTCAAATCACTTGTTCCATCCCTGAAAGTAATAATAGCATTTGTTCTTTAATTGGATTCAACCACGCTtcacatttattatattatgattggaattttatatgacgtaaatattttcatgaaaatCGTACAAGAAATCgtatcaaatcaaaaaaaaaatttactttcTAGTTTCTTGATAATTTCTCAAATCATCAACGGAAAATTCCAGGAAGgtatgttataaatcattttaGAACAGAAGCACTGTGTACTGGTCTGATGATACTACCGAAGACAAGCAGACCAACAACAGTGGTAGTGACAAAACGctagaaaatgaaaagaaaccttttatttttttcgtccAAAGCGCTTTACTTCAAAAGCAAATAGATTTGAAAACCAAGCCAATTTTAAGCATAATAAATTGCGAAAGGTAACAGGCATATAATTTCATACGTcaaacgcgcgttttgtctacataaatcaggcctctgctttttttatttaaatatatttcaaattttgccATACCATGGACTTTGATATTATAatataagtattaaaatttgttCAGTGTTGTAGGCTTCATGAATGCCTTTAATTGTTAACAGCCTAGTCATTAAGTCTCATGAATTGTTGTCTGATTTGCAAtcatataacatatattttcttatgtCGAAATACTTAAGCTACAAGAACAAATGGCAGTTGAAAAGAATGGTCAAATCCACCAAAGGTCAACTTTACCTTAATAATCATAGAATTCGtgcaaattatataaataatatgatatatattcgAATCCCTttatttaaatatgcaaatgttttttgaaatcttaCAAATACTGTCCTCCAGAATCCAGTAGAAATGATTCAGACGTAGCAAGATGTCTAGATGCATTTTCCACAGGATACGCTAGTAGAGGTACAGTTGATATACCACTGCCCGCCAGAGCTAGAAAACTCTCGTCTCTGTACAGATCCAATTCCCTAAAACATGGATTATTGATACTTTAATTCAGAAAACTGAATGAACTTAACATGTAGAAATTATTTCTAGACCACGGATATTAAGTTTTAACCATTAAAATGAAGTCCTTCATTTCAACAATTATATACCATTCTGCTtaagataaatatattcaatTCACTTCCATTTTGctcaattgaaattgaaatttatcgCTTAATACAAACATTTTGCAATCAAAAATACGAAATAAAACGATATGCAATTCTAAGATTTGAACAATAACGCAAAATAAAGTTATcaaatgaacatatttttgGTATCATTCAAGCAACACTGAGTCCACAAAGGATAAAATAAAGTATGGAATTCTTCgaattgaaaaaacaaacaaacatgttaGTTTTATTTAAACGCAGGCGATTTTCCGGATGTCTCctagtatttatatatatatgacaggAATACATTGGTTTAGAAAATTCAAATGCAAAGATTTAAGATTTTATACATTCCAGAAAACGCATtattatgataattatatacTATAGAGTACAGCACTATTACAGTTGATTTTTCACTCTTTCCTTGATTGATAATGTTTGAGCTTTTCAGTTTGATGAACTTACTCTTTTTAATTTAccttgagtttttttttttaaacttacaatttgaaaatgaaataatgtttGAACATTTGAAAGAAATCTACACtctgatataggaagatgtggtatgagtgccaatgagacaacacatTGTTTGTTCAAGTAACTTAGTAGTTAAAACAGACTACGTGTATTGTGCAAAAGCTATAAAGTTGATTTTGCTTGTCAAAATTTGATTGAGATACTCATGATTAATCATAATTATTGTAGAAAAGATAACCGTATTACAATGGTTCACAATAATAACATGgaattgttttgtttcatcTCAGTACCTTCTTGCATGTATAGCTTCTATAGTTGCTTTATACACTGTCCATGGAATTCCTTCAgaaatctgaataaaaaaataataaaagtgatAATCATCGGTTATAATGAGTTAGCTTTGTAAAATACAACGTTTGATGCATTTGTGAATATCACATCACAAATAGCCAAATACACGTATGGttatttaaattgaataaatcaGATAAATTTTTACACATAATCATGTTTGTTGATAAGCTTTCGTTAACACACATTGTGAGATGCATTAaatgattttgtgtcatggatggatataccatatcatttgtttttctattatattgCAGTCtgttaacatataaaaaatgtctaaaattttCCGTTTATTCTATCTTGTATCATGTATATCAGAATACTGAGCTCTTCCGTCttgcttttttatttaaatattattttttcctttcttttaataaatatcagctttttctgtttttgtaatttgaccAAATGTTTTAGTTATCGACGcatttctttgtattttatttggaCTTCCAACTTTTTAGATTTGAGTGCTACTGATGAGCCTAATGCAGACTAAATGTGCGTTTGGTGCACACACCATTATCAGCCTAGTTTCGTTGCTGGTTTTTATACACTTCGTTATTAGTATACAAACCTCTTTTTCCATTCTAGCAAACAAGGAAACCATTTTCACGGAATCTTCTAACTATGAAAATAACAAtagtaaaaaatatgttgtaaaagtatttaataaaaattgtatttaatgagaaataaattcaaattaccAGGAAGAACACAAAATACAAGCaaaaacatacataatgtgaataaaatatattgttgatTCTATTTTCATTAACTGTATTCGAACATTAGTGAACTTCTGTTACCGCTTATTATATATAGCACCAGTGTGGCTatttcgattaagattaaaaagCCGACAAAAAAACGGATATTTAATCTCTTTTATTGTTAAAAGATCTCGACTAGAATTTTGTATGATTAAACCATTAAAGCATTCTTACAACAGCATGCCTCATTCCCATTCGTTCTACATCATTCTTCCTTGCTTTATGCGCAAGTGTTGGTGGGATTCCTTGGTATAACTTTTCCTGAAAAGAATACCAATTTACacatttctttatcaaaaacttttaAAGCAGGTATGACATTGATGTTACTCAGGAGATGAAGCGTACAATGTTCATAATTCACATTATTGATAACTCTTGCATTTaggacaaagaaaaacaacactgaaataatttaaaacaagttataaaaaatTTCCATTAAATAAACTGATGATATTTTTTGTGATATCATTTTGCCTATATATACCTAACGCAAATGTATTCTGTTTTGTATTGACAGCATATCACAACAGATAgatataaaatagatataaagaaCAGACGGTATTTGTATAAGCAAATGAaagtaccaagtcagaaatatgacagttgtattccattcgtttgatgtgttttagattttgattCTACCATTGCATTAggtactttccgttttgaattttccacggagttcggcgtgtttttgttatttacttttttcataatttcaaatacattttacgTTTTAATATTTCTGAGCAATGAAGATACTACCGGCAACGAATCATGTGGAAAAAAACGgtattgttttgcatttttgtcAAACATAGAAAGGTAAAAGTAATCAAAACAAACGATATAAGATGTAATAAGACAATATATATCTGAACAAAATAATAGTGCACATGTTCGTATCTTAAACGTTAATATCAGTATGCTTATTGAATGAATAATGAATTCCATACGAATATGGATAAAAGATTTGGACATAAGCATTGGGACAGATACATTACAGTAAAGTAATGttcaaataatattattaaGGTGGTATCCAatactttcactaaaattaatatggctcgtttaattttcataaaattttgtcaaaatatttactttgactctttaacaaaaatattaaaaaaaaataattttgaaccaatcgttttgtcaaaaaaattacactggttatatagcaatttgacaaacatcgattttgatcattgagaagcttaatattccctttacaacacaacgtaattaaaacgtttcgctgactttacagagttatctccctgtagtgttaggtaccaccttaatagaACTTTGAAAAACATTTCACACTGCACTCTTGTATTTGCAATATTTTCCTGCGTATTACCACCTTGGTTGTagtatgaatatatattttacctcAGGAATTGaagaatatattttgtaattgcaGGAGAACGACACCATGATTTTCTTTATCTCTCTCCGTTTAGCTATTTTTACAATGTCCTCAATAAAACTGGAATGGTTGTATTCCCTGACCTtgaaaaaagtttcaaagaaaCACCATTTAAATGGATAAGAAAATTGAATccttaaggtgtaataccaccattgattttcccctattagtctttgttaaacttgcacttttcaaaaaattgtgcagaatttatctttgtttcaaataaagaaatacttggcatgagtaaagttttatcctgtccagttctatagaaaagttttcacataacatttcattgcatataagaaaataaccatcattggaagttaaccaatcaaatttatCCCCTTATTCTATGTGTgcacaaggtttagtcaccatgtaacctcaagattacaaaattttcagtagaaatcacaaataaaaaataatggtgtttagAAATAcacaagacatatgtttatgacacagaaatagttttacttcaataaaatgtaagattaattacctacaacggtcaaattcaagggaatatttttttagacctactttcgtatacaaccggatgtgacataccatgatttggtggtctTACACCTTAATAAGATCAAAGCCCTTATCATTtggtcgattttttttattgttgataaatattaatatcaatattggtTAATACTGTCTACCATGTATAGTTGACCAGTACCATTGCAACATGTTAATGACGAGAAAGGCAAATcatggaataaaaacattttgattagtggtttcacggtgggtatggttgtcctgcgagagaacgtactgtgctggtgatttggtcctgacgggtgctggtgatcaatgaaaaaatgtaaacaaagacgaaaatgatgatttttgacgttttcactaataaaaaatggaagaaaacagttgagatttttcaattttgtttcttatgggttcatatataaaccattgaaaagttgaccctctaaactgtttcagtaagcgttacacaaaaatgctcattttcagaaaatctcggaactgaaaaaataaaac is a genomic window of Mytilus trossulus isolate FHL-02 chromosome 1, PNRI_Mtr1.1.1.hap1, whole genome shotgun sequence containing:
- the LOC134710880 gene encoding xaa-Pro aminopeptidase 1-like isoform X2 — translated: MMIGYVIFIAALLYVKETKGHDLGVDCVVAIPEQSFILDRLNCPNNTATQDRLQQVRALFDTHNINAYIITIEDVHMQFTTSLHDRRLQAVSGFSGVIGIGVVTSTMAAIWTDGRTFIQATEEVDCGWEIYRKGGPNTTSVTDWIKEKVGDNATIGSNPSHMYSVWWKNFDFVLSKNNLTLKAIEPDLVDTIWTSDRPQQPSTDINVLDIKYAGRKWEDKLRDVRKDMTQLGVDVLVTTGLDEIAWLYNIRARDIEYEPYPYAFSIVQHQTTSLYIMDSKSKLSRPSSDPESLVTLKEHMKTNNNGQCYRSCVQVREYNHSSFIEDIVKIAKRREIKKIMVSFSCNYKIYSSIPEEKLYQGIPPTLAHKARKNDVERMGMRHAVLEDSVKMVSLFARMEKEISEGIPWTVYKATIEAIHARRELDLYRDESFLALAGSGISTVPLLAYPVENASRHLATSESFLLDSGGQYLDGTSDLTRTFHYGIPSDHEKEIYTRVLMAHLNLAMHKFPVGRTGKEIDSAIRQPLWEIGVDYPHETGHGIAHYGVVVEGPARISSSRASYASDIPLETNFFGYEQTQLLHIPDPADYPVEEDMCFSNEPGYYEVGKFGMRLENVVIVKKMNRMVSF
- the LOC134710880 gene encoding xaa-Pro aminopeptidase 1-like isoform X1 yields the protein MMIEYVIFIAALIYVKETKGHDLGVDCVVAIPEQSFILDRLNCPNNTATQDRLQQVRALFDTHNINAYIITIEDVHMQFTTSLHDRRLQAVSGFSGVIGIGVVTSTMAAIWTDGRTFIQATEEVDCGWEIYRKGGPNTTSVTDWIKEKVGDNATIGSNPSHMYSVWWKNFDFVLSKNNLTLKAIEPDLVDTIWTSDRPQQPSTDINVLDIKYAGRKWEDKLRDVRKDMTQLGVDVLVTTGLDEIAWLYNIRARDIEYEPYPYAFSIVQHQTTSLYIMDSKSKLSRPSSDPESLVTLKEHMKTNNNGQCYRSCVQVREYNHSSFIEDIVKIAKRREIKKIMVSFSCNYKIYSSIPEEKLYQGIPPTLAHKARKNDVERMGMRHAVLEDSVKMVSLFARMEKEISEGIPWTVYKATIEAIHARRELDLYRDESFLALAGSGISTVPLLAYPVENASRHLATSESFLLDSGGQYLDGTSDLTRTFHYGIPSDHEKEIYTRVLMAHLNLAMHKFPVGRTGKEIDSAIRQPLWEIGVDYPHETGHGIAHYGVVVEGPARISSSRASYASDIPLETNFFGYEQTQLLHIPDPADYPVEEDMCFSNEPGYYEVGKFGMRLENVVIVKKMNRMVSF